TGCGAGCCGATTGCGCGTCGCGCGCCCAGCAGACGGTCACGCTTCCGTAACGTGGCTTGTCTCGCCCACCGGCCGCGTCGAAAGCGCTGACGAGCTCGGCGTCCGCGTCGGTGGCGATCAGACCGTCGGCGAGTCCGCCGGCCAGCTCGGCGCTCTTCGGGCCGCCCACGGCGACCAGGAGGGGCGGCGGCCGCTCGGGCAGGGTGTAGAGTCGGGCGTTCTCCACCGTGTAGAAGCGGCCGTGGTGGCTCTGGAAGCCACCCTGCCAGAGCAGGCGGATCACCGCGATGGCTTCTTCCAGGCGAGCCTGTCGGATATCGGTTTCGGGCCAGCCCTGGCCCACGATGTGTTCATTGAGGTTCTCCCCGGTGCCCAGCCCAAGGAAGAAACGTCCCGGCATCATGGCCGCCGACGTGGCCGCCGCATGGGCCACCACGGCGGGATGCATACGGGTCGTGGGGCAGGTGACCCAGGTCCCCACGCCCAGTCGGTCGGTGGCCTGGGCGATGCTCCCGATCACGCTCCACACGAACGGGCTTTGCCCCTGAGCATCGATCCACGGGTGGAAATGGTCCGATATCGCGGCAAACGCGAAGCCGTGCGCCTCGGCCAGCCGGGCATAGCGGACGAGGTCGCTCGGCCGATGCTCCTCGGACGACAGCTGGTAGCCGATCTGAAGGGGCATGCCGGCCCTAGGCGGCCCGGCGGCTTCCGCCCTGGCCTCGCTCGGCCTGCGCGGCCATCTGCTCGCCGAGCGACTCGAGCTCTTCCTTACCGAGTTTTTTCGCCAGCTTGAACATTTCTTTCTCTTCCTCTTCCACGTGGTGCTCGACCAGCTCCTTCAGGACCGTCATCTTGGCGTGGAAGCGCTCGTCCTCGGGATCCACTCTGGGAAGCTCGGCCAGGACCAGCTTGACGACGTGGTGCTCCTCGTAGGCCTCGAAGATCATCTCTTCGGCCTTCTTGGTCTCCAGGCCCTGGATGGCCGGGTAGAAGATTTCCTCCTCGATCCTGGTGTGAAGC
The DNA window shown above is from Candidatus Methylomirabilota bacterium and carries:
- a CDS encoding TIGR03557 family F420-dependent LLM class oxidoreductase: MPLQIGYQLSSEEHRPSDLVRYARLAEAHGFAFAAISDHFHPWIDAQGQSPFVWSVIGSIAQATDRLGVGTWVTCPTTRMHPAVVAHAAATSAAMMPGRFFLGLGTGENLNEHIVGQGWPETDIRQARLEEAIAVIRLLWQGGFQSHHGRFYTVENARLYTLPERPPPLLVAVGGPKSAELAGGLADGLIATDADAELVSAFDAAGGRDKPRYGSVTVCWARDAQSARKTAHRIWPTAAMESSLSWELPLPQHFEQAAKHVTEDAVAEVVVCGPDPEPYVTAIRKYVDAGFDHVVIHQVGPEQEGFFAFYKRELAPALGSLKPKRPAKAGSRPRTRRAA
- a CDS encoding hemerythrin domain-containing protein, which gives rise to MDPIKLLTKQHREVEGLFKKVERSDDPGEAKELLGQIKQQLELHTRIEEEIFYPAIQGLETKKAEEMIFEAYEEHHVVKLVLAELPRVDPEDERFHAKMTVLKELVEHHVEEEEKEMFKLAKKLGKEELESLGEQMAAQAERGQGGSRRAA